AGTGACAGTGAAGCCAATGCGAGGTACAGTGGAGGGGCCATGGCTCTCCGGGAAAGCTCCTCTCAGAGCAACAATGATGAAAGTCTACATCAGAGCATCACAGGAGTAAGAATCACCAACACATACAGtatgaatactgttgttttgtaaaACACTCATTTGGAAAATATATTAAGCGCCCTTAATTTAAATTTAGAGCTCTCTGACagtcatttttttgtaattattttatttatctatgcTTTAGATCGCACTTGGATTTTATCGTTACACAATGGCGCCCTCAGCTGTTTGATTGGAGTAAATGGCTTTAGTGCACAGTTGTCTCTCAATCAGTTATAATTTATTGAATGTATTGGAATGGTATTCAATGGAGTCttactttttcttgtttttagaaCCAACTGTCATGGCTTCAGGCTTGTCATCCATCCAAGGACAAAGTTAGTGCCATTATTTGGGAACAGGGCGAGTGTAAGAAAGTCGACATGTCAGTATTGGAGATAAGTGGAATCATCCTAACACGGGTACACAATTAAATAAGAAAGATTTGTTTAATGTATTTAGTAATTAAGTGTCACAAATGTGCTTTTGCAATAACAGGTGAAGATGGTAGAGCAGGGTGTAGGCTACCTGATGTTTGGTGGAGTGGTTACAGCCACATTGGCTTTGCTTCCTTTTGCATTTCGACTGGCTGAGGAACTGAACATGTCTAGCCTCAGCTCTACGGCCATGTCTGAGGTATTGGAGATGGCAGTGGGACCACCTGATGCCAAAGCCTATGTGTTTTACTTTATCACTACAGTGCAAAGAATCTGCCTCACTGGACTATTCTTCTTTATGATGTGTGTGGCTGAAAGAACATATAAACAGGTGAGAGGGTGCTTGCTTATCTATTTGTCTCAAACACATAGCCAATCACTTCCCGTAAATCCAGAAACCTGTATTATTTAACCCATATACTGTATACACAGTAATAACCCAGtggtatttttaaacaatttattATGTGGTATTAGATTTAATTTCATGTTGACAACTTTATAtcttgaaaatatatttaatgtgcATCCAAAGCTAATTCCTTCACTATCATCTTATTGTAGCCCACCAAGCCATATTGATAACTTCCGTATACGTTTTTACAGAGACTTCTATTTGCCAAGTTCTTTAGCCATCTAACCTCAGCTCGAAAGGCCAAGAAGTCTGAGGTTCCTCATTTTCGACTGAAGAAAGTGCAGAACATAAAGATGTGGTTGTCTCTACGCTCTTTTCTCAGAGTATGTACCAACCTCAAACTACCAGGTTCTTTTCACGATTGCTCTGAAAaatctaatttttatttttttttcagagaagGGGGCCTCAGCGCTCTGTTGATGTCATTGTCTCCACAATATTCCTTTTAGCACTTTCTATTTCATTCATTGTCTGCGCCCAGGTCAGTTGTTTAGTATTTTCTATCTACATTTTCTATGGAATTgctattaagttgttttaaaatgtttcttcttCAGCTTTTGCACAATCATAAAATGTATCTGGAATCTTTAACTAATTGGGAGCTTGTTGTGTGGGGACCCTCCCTCCTACTCTTTCTATTGAGACTTGCTACTTTAGGCTCTGAGACAACCAGCAAATACAGTAACTCCTCAGTATTACTCACTGAGCAGGTGACAGAACAATTCAAAACACCATTTATAGTACATACAATCATACGGTTATAGTTGTTTAAGGTGAATAATCTACTGTGATTTCAGATTAACTTGTATCTTAAAATGGAGAAGAAACCCAACAAAAAAGAGGAACTAAATATTGTTAACAATGTTTTGAAGCTGGCAACAAAACTAATGAAGGTAAGCTCAAATTGGATGATGTcttgtatttatattaaaatgtaccATTGACTACAGTTTGCTTACATAGTGCTCATCTATTTTAGGAGCTGGATACTCCATTCAGACTTTTGGGTTTGACTGTGAACCCTCTAATCTACAACATCACTAAAGTGGTCATTCTGTCTGCTGTGTCAGCTGTGGTCAGTGACCTGCTGGGCTTCAACATCagagtaaatacataaatccttttttcatatttattgctTGCACAAGTGTCATTAGGTAGTCTGTTTTGAAATGTCTGCTCTATTACGGTAAATGTTTTAATGGTGTACACATTCAATCAGTTTTATTAACACTACAGTAATTTAACAGGATTGaaagaaatatttatttacCTGTATGCCTAAGAaagtttcttctttcttctttgaAGTGACAGTAAGACGCACAATACTACCCTCTGGCTTTAATTAATGGAATGACTTTGAAATAATtcaatatttgaataataaatgCAATGCATAAAGCTTACAAAATGCATTTCCCATTGAATTAAACtattgaaatacattttgtctgtGCAATACTGATTGTTCAAGcagcaacacattttaaaatatgctaTGTTTTTGCTCCTCAGCTTTGGAAGATCAAGTCTTAATGTGAACCTGGCAAACCACTATCAGATGAACACTGGAGATGAGACATACTGCGTGTGCATCTCATTAATCTACAAATCAAATGTGTGCCAACCTACTGACACTTAAGGAAATGTCTGTGCCATTCAGCTTCCTGTGGCAAGCATTGGATGCCTCGACAATCAGTCACATGCCCCACTACTGGCTGCCCAACTGATGCACTTTCCATTACCTCTGCCTCTAATCTGGAACATAACTATGACCATGAATGTCCCCCAGTGTATAACTTTAATAATGGTGTCTGCAAAACTAGTACAATTATTTAACAAatataattgtatatttttggacacacatattatatttaaattacTTTCTAGTGATGTTATGACAGGGATTTGTTGAGGATTTACTGAtggttttaaattcaaaataaatccatcaaaaggaaaaaaatgtacagCAAGATATTTGTGCaatgttgttattgttaatgTAAAGTTGTTGGAGCAAGGGAAATGGTGGAAGAAACCTACTCTATTTTAAGACTCAACTGAAAAGGTACCTTTATGTCACTTTAAGACTTTTTTATGGCATTTAAgctgataaaataaaattaacggGTGTTTCTTTTGTGTGTAACGGGTAATACCTGGTACATGTACATTATGaatgtcataataataataataatttgattaaTGAGCGCCTTTTCAACACCCACTTCCCTTTACGTCACTTAAAgcataaacacaataaatattacttttagaacattaaacagaatataatgatagtgtaaaataataatcacgCCTCAAAAAAAGCCTAACCTGCAGTCTGTCACTCAGCTCTGCAAAGGGGCGGTTCTATTACAAACATTACGGTAAGTTTTCCATGTCGCGTTGCACATTTGCACACCTCCAGCGCGCACGGACTGGTCACTCTGCAAGGACAGGTCGAGGTGTGACTGGTGTGACTGGTGGGACTGGTGTGACTGGTGTGACTGGCGCTCGTAGTAGTGACAGTGCATCTAACGCACATTGCGGTGAAAGTACCCGAACACTGCGTTATTCCCGCACACAGGGAACAAGGAGATCAGGAGACCCAGCAGGCATCAGGTAAAATCATATTGCTTTATTGATAGCCTATTATGAATATGGATAGGCCTACATGATGTTCTTTTGGAAACAATGTAAAATTTGAACATGGAATAGTTTGTTTTCAGAATAAGATTAATGTAATATTCTATAGCAGCCTATCTGATATTTACAACGTTTTGGGCAGACGAGAATAGATTTGATGTGGCAGGTTTGTCTGGTCCTTGCAGATTATTGTTGCTAAGGGAGATTAAATCATATTTCATTTACATCTTGGAGCCTTGTCTAAACATATACTGTCAAATGTTCTTCTTCACAAACTACGTCTACAGCCCTGATCCTGTTGAATTTGTATGTTTCTATTTCAGATCAGAAA
The sequence above is drawn from the Periophthalmus magnuspinnatus isolate fPerMag1 chromosome 5, fPerMag1.2.pri, whole genome shotgun sequence genome and encodes:
- the phtf1 gene encoding putative homeodomain transcription factor 1 isoform X1 yields the protein MARIAWYQEKIGAYDQQVWEKSLEQQPDLKGLHTKPKKNCHIKPDLIDVDLVRGSTFSKAKPESPWTALTRKGLVRVLLFPFFFQWWIQVTSKCVSICILVLYLLQVAAVVLYLDVPGANASEVFGPMCLMLLLGTVHCQIVSTESSRWPSGSPAASITTSPARRRRPRKSKYPKRSEEKNDSVDVPLPDGTNAEKKNEQNNNKCGFGASDELSSDEEYGVQSMEDPHALPHREDNETTHSTFTVRRRNVKSHCKPAVKPQVGNVSAVRMKPRELERLKPNVSPRHASDTDDTMWEELLQGPDTVSTGSSDSEANARYSGGAMALRESSSQSNNDESLHQSITGNQLSWLQACHPSKDKVSAIIWEQGECKKVDMSVLEISGIILTRVKMVEQGVGYLMFGGVVTATLALLPFAFRLAEELNMSSLSSTAMSEVLEMAVGPPDAKAYVFYFITTVQRICLTGLFFFMMCVAERTYKQRLLFAKFFSHLTSARKAKKSEVPHFRLKKVQNIKMWLSLRSFLRRRGPQRSVDVIVSTIFLLALSISFIVCAQLLHNHKMYLESLTNWELVVWGPSLLLFLLRLATLGSETTSKYSNSSVLLTEQINLYLKMEKKPNKKEELNIVNNVLKLATKLMKELDTPFRLLGLTVNPLIYNITKVVILSAVSAVVSDLLGFNIRLWKIKS
- the phtf1 gene encoding putative homeodomain transcription factor 1 isoform X2, with the protein product MARIAWYQEKIGAYDQQVWEKSLEQQPDLKGLHTKPKKNCHIKPDLIDVDLVRGSTFSKAKPESPWTALTRKGLVRVLLFPFFFQWWIQVTSKCVSICILVLYLLQVAAVVLYLDVPGANASEVFGPMCLMLLLGTVHCQIVSTESSRWPSGSPAASITTSPARRRRPRKSKYPKRSEEKNDSVDVPLPDGTNAEKKNENNNKCGFGASDELSSDEEYGVQSMEDPHALPHREDNETTHSTFTVRRRNVKSHCKPAVKPQVGNVSAVRMKPRELERLKPNVSPRHASDTDDTMWEELLQGPDTVSTGSSDSEANARYSGGAMALRESSSQSNNDESLHQSITGNQLSWLQACHPSKDKVSAIIWEQGECKKVDMSVLEISGIILTRVKMVEQGVGYLMFGGVVTATLALLPFAFRLAEELNMSSLSSTAMSEVLEMAVGPPDAKAYVFYFITTVQRICLTGLFFFMMCVAERTYKQRLLFAKFFSHLTSARKAKKSEVPHFRLKKVQNIKMWLSLRSFLRRRGPQRSVDVIVSTIFLLALSISFIVCAQLLHNHKMYLESLTNWELVVWGPSLLLFLLRLATLGSETTSKYSNSSVLLTEQINLYLKMEKKPNKKEELNIVNNVLKLATKLMKELDTPFRLLGLTVNPLIYNITKVVILSAVSAVVSDLLGFNIRLWKIKS